The genome window GGCTCTGGGGATCAGTTGCAGCTCCTCTACCAGCTCTTGGTTTTCCACTTGAATTAAGCGCTACAGCTTCTGTGGAATCTGAAGTTGCTCCATTATTCAGCTCTTGGGAGGCATTGGAATCATCCTCCGAGCTGTAAGTACTTGAACTCTGTCCATTTGTACCATTTAAATTGTTCTCTGCATCAATCTTGACGCTTTGAGTCACCCTCTTAGTCCTCTTTGTCTGCACATTCTTCTTGTATTTGGGTGTCTGCATTTCAGTTTAATTACTTAGACATCATAAGCACACAACATCACACATTCTGTCGAAGACTAAAAAAGTATGATACAAAAGATTAATGTGAAGCACTTACATCTCTCGGAACGCGACATCTTTTCTTTGGAATATTCTCAACAATTGCCACAGTTTCAGGCTGTTGCAGCACTTCAAAATTTGTCTCGATGCCTAAGTCAGTAACATCTGCAATCCCCTTCCCCACCTCCGCAGTCACAACATCTTGCACGTAGTGCTCATTGGGAACAAATTTCCCTAATGCATTATTTTCTTCgtccattaaaaaaatattcatggACTTGGAAATGTTATCCATCATTGGGATGATGTTAGAACCACAAAACCGGGGGACTTCATGGCTTACATTGGGCAAACAGGCACTGTAGTTATTACTAGAAGTACTAATATTAGTATTGTCTTGAGAATGACAGAAACTAGTGTTGAAAAATTCGGAAGAAGAATAGAGATTATCATCAAAGCCAACAGAATTTGCATCAGCATTGGCTTCATTAGTAGGCAAAAAAATTGTGTGATTACCAAAACCTTCCCAGAATTGGAACGCGAAATCTGCCTCATCGTCGTTGGAAAACATTTTGTTCAAAAAATCGCAATCTTCATGTTGAAGGACTCCCATAGACTCCATTGTAACTCAAGGAAAAAAACACAGATATTAAGTGATAGTACTGTTAAGTGCTAATTAGAGAAGCTTAATATGATTTGACTTAAAACACAACTGAGGATGTATTTATAGTGAGAAACACTAGAATTGTCAAAGAATGAAGCAAGAATTgacttgaattattttatttcaataattattgttttctaatgattttgttaaaataGTAATAATGTGCCTGTAGAACTCCAGGAGTCCACTGCACAGCTCATAGTTGGACCGAGTACATGA of Daucus carota subsp. sativus chromosome 3, DH1 v3.0, whole genome shotgun sequence contains these proteins:
- the LOC108212242 gene encoding transcription factor RSL2 — encoded protein: MESMGVLQHEDCDFLNKMFSNDDEADFAFQFWEGFGNHTIFLPTNEANADANSVGFDDNLYSSSEFFNTSFCHSQDNTNISTSSNNYSACLPNVSHEVPRFCGSNIIPMMDNISKSMNIFLMDEENNALGKFVPNEHYVQDVVTAEVGKGIADVTDLGIETNFEVLQQPETVAIVENIPKKRCRVPRDTPKYKKNVQTKRTKRVTQSVKIDAENNLNGTNGQSSSTYSSEDDSNASQELNNGATSDSTEAVALNSSGKPRAGRGAATDPQSLYARKRREKINERLRILQNLVPNGTKVDISTMLEEAVHYVKFLQLQIKLLSSDEMWMYAPIAYNGMDMGLYQNISQAL